CCACTACTACGTGGAATCGTTTATAAGATCTGCAACTGTCTCTAGAGCCACTAGACTTTGCTACATTAACAGAGCTTTCAACCTACAATCACTAGACTTTGCTACATTAACAAAGCTTTTAACCATTATAGATCTACCAATACCATTGCCAACCAAATGCCATAACCCTCTCCACATAATAAAATCCCTTATGCTTCTCCAAACATACGAAGTGATAATTATACATGACAGTCTGATTCATTCAACCATAACTAAACCATAGTTTTTGTTTGCCAACCAAAAAAAAAAAAAAACAACACTAGAAGTTAACCTTGCAAATTGTCTGATTTTCGTTTCACCTCCAAAGAACAATGTGGAGTATTAGGACAAGCGGAATTCGAATTATTGGTTTTTTCTCACCTGTGCTTGCGTTTGGATGGTGGCATGTTCCTCATGCTGCTGCCTCCTCCACCGCTGCTTCTGCCTCCACCACCACCGCTGGTTCCAGGACGCGATTTCCCAAACGCTCTCATCTTCCTTCTCTTCCTATCTTCCTCACTGTCAGACTCAGCTCCATGCTCTCTGTCTGCATTAGTAGCTTCTCTCTCCAGCTCGTCCCATGTCTTACCCTTCTCTTCCTCTGATTCTTCCTCCGAGTCTTCTTCTTCATCGTCCTCTGACTCAACCAGTGAAGCGCTGTCTGAATCCTCGTCCTCTGACTCAGACTCAACCTCCACATCTGAGGCCTCATACTCTTTGTCTGACTCCTCAGAGCCACCAGATTCTGAATCGCTTCCATCCAAGTTCAAAAACTCCCATCCACCTTCCTCTACAAAGCTCTGTGGATCATCAGTGATTGTCTTGAGGATCTGCCTCCAGTTCAGATTCAGTTTGCTCTCGTAGTACTTTATATCAGTAGTGTCAAGCCATTCCTTTATCCCTTCTAGAGAAGTAGTGGGAATAGAGTCAACCCTGAGAACATCTTTCTTGAAGTCCTTGAAGATTATGGCCATGTCAAAGTTCTTCTGCCCAAACCCAACTCTCTCCAGATTCACAATCTCAATCTCACTCAAACTGACCACAAAAAAGGGCATTTCAGTGATCTCTACAAGGCAGCTGGAGGTCGGGATGATGAAAGCGTTTGTCTTATGCGGCACACCATAGAACCCAAGCTCTCTCAGTGGCTGATCAAACTCAAGGTCCAAACTTGCAAACTGAGGTTGTTGCCACATATCATTGACTCGGCTTGCAAAATGATTGAAGTCCATGTTGATCTTGTTTTTCCTAGCCCTCTCCCGCTGCTCTTCATCAATCTCGTCTGGGTCATAGGCTGATCTCCTTCCACCGCCTAAAGATTGCACAACATCCATCACCTCAACATAGAACTGGACGTCCTTTGTTTTCTTGTTTGCTACCATGATGTGATTGTGCAGGTGAAAATGCAGGACGGTGATCATCTCCCTCTCAGCAGGCTGGAAAAACGCATGCTTAATGTTTCCAAACAGGACATCCACCCGCTCATTGGGCCTAGTTGTAGAATATCTGAAACCATTGGCATGAGCTTCGAGTGTTCCAGGAATCCTCTTGCGACCGCTAAACTGCGGACGGATCCATAGATCAGACAACCTGAGAGGTTTGAACTTGTTTCCTGCAAGCTGAAGCTTCTCTTGGGTCACCAGTGTTGCCCTTTCGATTCTTTCCGACTCACGAGCATTGACTTGCCGTCTCAGGGTCTTAATCGCCTGAACCACTTCACTGCTATGCTTTGAATCCTTGGACCGGAATGAAACCTCCTTGAGATATATAGCTCCCTGGTTTTTCAAAGTGTTAGAGTCAGGAGGGTTGAAGGGTGTACCGGGGACATTGAAAATGATACGGATGTAGTTATTCTGGCTGCTCTCATGCTGGTTTGATACTGTTCTGATCGCTGATACATGGAACGGAACCAAGCTACCATAGATGGGTAACAGTAAAGCCTCGTTCTTCTGATCAACTTGGATCATCAAATCCCTAGGCTGAGGCACATCATTAACGTTCTTGTAGGCAACCATATCAGTGGAAGTCTTTGCAGTAGACCGGCGGTCTCCAGAACCGGAACTGTCACCAGCAAGCCTTCTGGCAGTCTCTTCATTTTTCTGGCGTGCAAGCTCTGCCTGGTGCTGTTTCCGCAGCTCCTCTTTAGACACCACATGATCATCTGATCTAAGAGCTGTTTTTGTCATGTAGTTCTCTGGTCCAGCGGTCCTTGCCTTCTTCCTTGGCTTCTCTTCTTCTTCCTCCTTGAATGAATAAGCCACATCCTTGACAGCTTTGGAGCACTTTGTAGTCAAAATCTCAGGATTCTGATCTTTAACAATAACAGTATCAGCCAGTAATAGCGAGAATTTCTTGTTCTTGCTACGGCTCTCCTCCTCACATTCCAAGTTCTGGAACCCAAGAGACACATTAAACGCCATCTCTGATCTCAACACTTTATCATTCTTCGCATTAATATTCAATCCAGACTCTCTGAATTCAAGACCGATACCAGTACCAGCAGATTTGGTTAGCTTGTCAACCAACTCAGGAGCTTCCTTTTCAACCACGGACAGGGCAGCTTGATAGATAGTATTCAACTTAGTTCCCGGCCTAAGAGCATTAATAGCAGCCTCATGTGCCTTGAGAAGAACTTCATAAGCCTTGCTCTGGAGAGGAGTTGCATCTATTAGGTAAGTCCTAGCGACATTGGAGCAATAGCTATTGTACCGAGCACCAACAGCGCATATAATGATGCTCGCTGGATCATAAGTGAGCAATTCATCATCACTTGCAGCACTAGGCTTCAGATCAAACTTGCCTCCACTCTGAAATATGGGAGGGTAGCATATGTCAACATTCTCTGCCTTCAGCTTCACATTGGCTTTCGTTGGCTCAAGTATTGCTTTCTCGGTGACATCCATCAACGAAGAGTGGGTGACATCTTTCTCCTCATCGATAATATTCTCAAGTTTAGGAACAACAACATTCTTCATCACGCTGTAGGCTAGATACGCAGCTTTCTTCACATTAATGATCTCAGTTCCGTCTTTAACAGCAAACAGATCAGACAACCCCGCAGTGATATCCACAAACTGAAACATTGCATTCTTTAGCCTCTCAGTCCACGTCTCCAGAAACTTACCTTCAGGAGCCTCACGAGCAATGTGTCCCACAACTTGAGACTCCTTTCCATCACCAACAAGTAGATCACGGATGGCACGAAAAATGGCATCCATCTGCCCTGTTCCATCATCACCTTTAGCCTTCACATGCATAACAACATCAATCCTCAACTCATCAAGTGCAGGCTTTTTCACAACTTCAAGCAGAGTTGCCTTGCTCTTGCTGCACAAGAAATGGATCTTCTTCGGCGTGAAAACCATGATTGTATCAGGAAACTCATACCCAAGAAGCCAAATGTTCAAAGCCGACGATTTCAGGTAGCGCAGATCATCGGAAGCAGGAGGGGTAGCTACAGCAAGAGCGTCAGCAGATCCCCAAAGGTCTTCACTGTGCTGATTCCAGTGTGCATACAAGGCTCTTGTGCGTGAGATGAAGTTCTTGACATCAATTTCGTAGGTGTTCGCAGCTCTTGGAGGCGCTCTTGGAGGCAGGCCAGCAGGAGCTCGTGCGTTACCGTTTCGAGAGTCTCCCATCTAAAGAGAGCACAGAAGAAACTTATATGAGAAAGAAATTGCAATATATATTCAGAAACAAGAAAAGTTATCATAAACTTGTGCACATTACTTGGTCACAATCTATCATATACGTGAACAAGAAAGCTATCATAAACACGAGAGACACACACAGACTAAAAGCTTTCTCAATGCATGACAAAAAAAAAAAAAAATGAAACTTTCGTAAACTATTTCAAGCAACAGAATCATCAAGGTTACAGCTTTTACATACATCTAAAGAGAAACAAGAAAGAGAATCTCACAATCAAAGCAGTCATTGTTCTGTACAATTTAGGGTTTCATAGATTGAAGTTGCAATATATACTCCGAAACAAGAAAGATAGAATCACAAAAACCTAAAGCTTTCGAAAATCAAAGAGTCATTGTTCCCTTCAATTTAGGGTTTCATAGATTGAAGCTTAGATTCAGAGCGAATGCCACTAATTTCACAAAAAAAAAAACCATAAACAAAAATAGAGTAGAAAACAAACCCACCTCGAATCGAATCAGAGATATCCCAAATCAACGAAGAGACGCGAACAGAAGCACGCCGCGAAACCCTAGAAATCGAATAACGAAGAACAAGACGGTTAATTTACTGGGAAAATGCAGCGAAATGGAAACAGATCGAGTGAGGAAACATGATTTTAGACGAGGATTCGAATCAAAGAACACGAAAAGAGATTAGAACAAGTTGAATCCGAGATTAAAACGAGTGAGAAATCGAAAAGGGAAAATCAAGGAGATACTCACCCAGAGGGTTTGATGACGGAGGACAAGAACGTGGTAAGCTCTACACGACGGCGATTAAACGAACAAAAAAAGCTCCGGCGAGGCGTAAGAGAGAATGAGACTAAGAGCTATAGAGAGAGAGAGAGAGAGAAAAGGAGGGAGGGAGGGACCAAAGAATGGCTACTCTGCGAGGCTATTCTGCGAAAGGGGAACATTTTTATTTATATAGTAGAGGGCAACAACGGACGGCCCATTAAGGCCTTAACGAATAACTAATAAAGCCCATCGTGTTGAGCAGGACCTGACTCAGAGAGTCAGATATATGCACCGCTGAATTATCATTGTTTTCTTCTTTTCCTTGCCAAAACAAAGATTCTTAGTTATAATCAGAATTTGGAACATTTTATATTTTAAATATAAATATTTTAAAATAAAATATGGAACATTTTAACAAAAAAATAAAAGGTATGAAAGCATAATAACAATTGAAGCTACTTTTATAAAGTTGTACACATGAATTTTAAACGACCAATAGTACGAGTCTACATCAATATTTAAAAAAATATAGAATATATTGCAAGATAAAAATGAAAAATCAACATGAGAAATTGATAAAAAAAAAATTAAAATTATGCGAATCAATGAGTCTAGAAGAGAAAAATAATAATAATGTCGGTGTTGTTTCAACAAAACTAAAGATTTTTTGGCCATTTTTTTACTTTCACAGCAGAATACATGATTTCTAAGTTGTTGAATTTCCTTTTAAGCACAAAATTTTATATTTTGAAATATTATGGTTTACATTCCATTATTTTCTAGATACATTTAATGAGGTTTTCTTCCATTTGTAATTCTAATAAATTTTGATATTATTAATTATTTTCATTACAATCTATAATTGAGTATAAGGATCATGTAATAGAATATTATGAAAGGTACATGTGGTTATAGGACAAAGAATGAAAAGTAAACCAATTTAGACATAAAAATAGAAGAAAAATAAATAATACTAATAAAATATGATAAAATCATAATTCATAATAATTTTAAAAAGAGATTAGAAAATATGAGATACGTGAGAAAGAAAATACATGAATATAAATAGATAAGAAATTGATTAAGAAAAAACATAGTTATGGTTAGACTAAAGAGTAGTATTAAAACAAAACTTCATATAACAATATAATAAAATAAATCCACAAGTGATAGAATGGCCTTTTCTTGTAAAAAAATAAAAAAATAAACCCATAAATAGATGTAAATCATCTTTTAAACGGAAACAAGTATTTTTTTTTTGGTATGGGATATGACAAAATAGGCCCACCTAAAGAAAAGCTCAAGTTAATCTACTTAGAATTGATTGGTACGCTGACGAATTAGAGAAAGGTTAAAAAGAATTCTTATTGTATTCAATTGGAATATTCTTGTCTTTATAATGTACGGTACGTTTGGGCTGAATCATCATCGTATTCGTAGTTTCCTTACATATCAGAGCAGCATTGTCTAAACGATTCAGTAGATCTGTGACAACCTCCTCAAAATCTCATGTGAGTTCTAGAATCAGAGATTCCTTTGTGTTTTTTTAGTTCAGAAAGCTGAAAAAAATACTCTCGTGCTTGTAATTGAACATTTTTTTTCCAGAAATTTTTTGTTGATTCTCTCCATATATAATTATATTTGTAGCAGAATGAAGGCTGTTATTCTAGTTGGAGGATTCGGAACTCGATTGAGACCGCTTACATTCAGCATTCCAAAACCCCTAGTTGATTTTGGAAACAAGCCCATGATTTTGCATCAGGTACGGTAGGTAGCTTCTTCTCATTATGATGCATCCATTCTCTGAATCATACTTTTTGGTCGATGCTTAAATTAAATAGATTGAAGCTCTAAAAGCTGCTGGAGTTACTGAAGTTGTATTAGCTATCAACCACCAACAACCAGAGGTACTACTACTATTCATTATTTATTTACGCTGTGGTGTAGTGATGATTCTCATTGTGTTTATTTGTTTTATTATAAGGTGATGTTGAATTTTGTGAAAGAATATGAGAAAAAGCTTGAGATGAAGATCACCTTTTCTCAAGAAACCGAACCCCTCGGGACAGCAGGGCCTCTCGCTTTGGCTCGTGACAAGCTTATCGATGAATCAGGCAAACCCTTTTTTGTGCTGAACAGTGATGTTATCTGCGAATATCCACTGCTCGAGATGATCGAATTTCACAAGAATCACGCCGCTGAAGCTTCAATCATGGTGACCAAAGTAGATGATCCTTCTAAGTAGGGTGTGGTGGTTATGGAGGAGGAAGGTAAAGAAGAATCAAGAGTTGAAAGTTTCGTTGAGAAACCAAAACATTTTGTAGGGGACAAGATCAACGCTGGGATATACCTCTTGAACCCGTCTGTGCTGGACATGATCGAGCTGAGACGGACATCGATAGAGAAAGAGATATTCCCTAAGATAGCGTCAGAGAAGAAGCTTTACGCCATGGTACTACCCGGTTTCTGGATGGACATTGGTCAGCCAAAAGATTACTTAACAGGGCAGAGAATGTATCTCCGCTGTCTAAGAAAGAATGCCCCAGAGGAGCTTTTCGCGTCGTCGGGAGATCACGTGATCGGGAATGTTATGGCGGATGAGACCGCGGTTATAGGGGAACGATGCTTGATAGGACCTGATGTGGTGATTGGTCCAGGATGTGTGATTGAATCCGGTGTGAGATTGTTTGGTTGCACTGTTATGCGCGGTTCTCGGATCAAGGAACATGCTTGTGTGTCTGATAGTATCGTGGGGTGGGATTCAACCGTTGGAAGTTGGGCTCGTGTAGCTAACATAACGGTTCTCGGCAAAGATGTTCACGTTGCTGATGCAGAGGTTTATAGCAGCGGGGCTTCTATCCAAGAACAAATCATATGACTTAACAGATGTCCAGAAACTATGATTGTGTGTTTCTTCTTGTTTACTATATGATCATCATATAATAGAATCCTTTTGAACCTTTGTGGTTTTCAATTACTTTTCTTTCTTTTTCAATGGTTCTTATTTGACACTATTCTTAACTCAAAATGGACTAAAATCGCTCTATTATGGCTTTATTTAGGTTCCAATCTTTGTAATATCATCAGTGGCCGAAGAGCTATTGGCGTACACAAACACCATACGCTAGGGGCTGTGCTAGCATTCTAGCAACGATAAGAGAAGACAAATACTTCTGCCAATTGCTTGGTTGATCACTATATGAGAACTTTGTTTGGAAGATGAATCAAATATTATATGGTTGTAATGCTAATGCTAATGCTCTTGAATTAATCAAATATTATATGGTCATCTACTGCTCTTGCATAGCTCTCTCATCAAAGCAAATGAAACGCTTGCTATTCAGCTAAATACTGAAGTTCAGAAATCAGTATTGATTGCCTCTAATCACTGAGAATGTTTACTGCTCTTGCATAACTCTCATCAAAGCAAATGAAACACTTGCTACGGCTAAATACTGAAGTTCAGAAATCAGTACTTCATTGCATTTAATTACTGAGCATGTTGATACATATTTTTCTTTCACTTCTTTTCATGACTCAAACTCTCTCGTAACCTTGCCTTAATTTCAAAGCCGGGAGTGTAGACTCTCGAGCCACCTCTCATGATTCGTCCTCTTACTTTATAATACATAGATATAAATTAACAATAAAAAATAAAAAATATTTTTATAATTTCGAATTATATGTTTTCGAATTCGAAT
The DNA window shown above is from Brassica oleracea var. oleracea cultivar TO1000 chromosome C3, BOL, whole genome shotgun sequence and carries:
- the LOC106334502 gene encoding FACT complex subunit SPT16, with the protein product MGDSRNGNARAPAGLPPRAPPRAANTYEIDVKNFISRTRALYAHWNQHSEDLWGSADALAVATPPASDDLRYLKSSALNIWLLGYEFPDTIMVFTPKKIHFLCSKSKATLLEVVKKPALDELRIDVVMHVKAKGDDGTGQMDAIFRAIRDLLVGDGKESQVVGHIAREAPEGKFLETWTERLKNAMFQFVDITAGLSDLFAVKDGTEIINVKKAAYLAYSVMKNVVVPKLENIIDEEKDVTHSSLMDVTEKAILEPTKANVKLKAENVDICYPPIFQSGGKFDLKPSAASDDELLTYDPASIIICAVGARYNSYCSNVARTYLIDATPLQSKAYEVLLKAHEAAINALRPGTKLNTIYQAALSVVEKEAPELVDKLTKSAGTGIGLEFRESGLNINAKNDKVLRSEMAFNVSLGFQNLECEEESRSKNKKFSLLLADTVIVKDQNPEILTTKCSKAVKDVAYSFKEEEEEKPRKKARTAGPENYMTKTALRSDDHVVSKEELRKQHQAELARQKNEETARRLAGDSSGSGDRRSTAKTSTDMVAYKNVNDVPQPRDLMIQVDQKNEALLLPIYGSLVPFHVSAIRTVSNQHESSQNNYIRIIFNVPGTPFNPPDSNTLKNQGAIYLKEVSFRSKDSKHSSEVVQAIKTLRRQVNARESERIERATLVTQEKLQLAGNKFKPLRLSDLWIRPQFSGRKRIPGTLEAHANGFRYSTTRPNERVDVLFGNIKHAFFQPAEREMITVLHFHLHNHIMVANKKTKDVQFYVEVMDVVQSLGGGRRSAYDPDEIDEEQRERARKNKINMDFNHFASRVNDMWQQPQFASLDLEFDQPLRELGFYGVPHKTNAFIIPTSSCLVEITEMPFFVVSLSEIEIVNLERVGFGQKNFDMAIIFKDFKKDVLRVDSIPTTSLEGIKEWLDTTDIKYYESKLNLNWRQILKTITDDPQSFVEEGGWEFLNLDGSDSESGGSEESDKEYEASDVEVESESEDEDSDSASLVESEDDEEEDSEEESEEEKGKTWDELEREATNADREHGAESDSEEDRKRRKMRAFGKSRPGTSGGGGGRSSGGGGSSMRNMPPSKRKHR